The following nucleotide sequence is from bacterium.
GGCAGGGGCCCGCGGCCGCACGCCGGCAAGATCAACGGCGGCGAAAAGGGCTGGTTCTGGCTCGTCGCGATCTGCGGCGCCGCGGTCGGCGTGACGGGCGTCCTCCTGGACTTCCCGGTCTGGGGGCAGACCAGATTCGTGATGCAGTTTGCGCACGTGGTGCACGTCGCCTTCGCCGTGATCTTCGTGACCGCCTCGTTCGGCCATATCTACATGGGCACCCTCGGCGCGGAGGGAACCTTCGAGGGGATGTGGCGTGGCACGGTCGACTCGGTCTGGGCGAAGCAGCACCAGGACCTCTGGTACGAGGAGCAGGTGCGCGCGCGGGGCATCCCCGCGGAAGACCCGTGAAGACCCGCATCTTCCTCGACGGGGGCGACCCGGCGGAGACGCGCGATCTGCTCGGCCGCCTCGGCTTCCTTGACGGCCAGACGACCAACCCGACGCTGATCGCCAGGAACCCTGCGGCGCGCGCACGCCTCGATCGCGGCGAGCGGCTGCCGGAGGCCGAGGTGCTCGCGTTCTACCGGGGCGTCGTCCACGAGATCTCGGGACTGCTGCCGGCGGGGTCGGTCTCGGTCGAGGTCTACGCCGACCCGGCGACCGGGCCCGAGCGCATGCTCGAGCAGGCGGCCGAGATGTACCCCTGGATCCCAAACGCGCACATCAAGTTCCCGTCGAATGCGGCGGGCCTCGCGGCCGCCGAGACGGCCGCCGCCGCCGGCATGCGCGTCAACATGACCCTGTGCTTCAGCCAGGAGCAGGCCGCCGCGACCTACGCCGCGACGCGAGGGGCCGCGCGCGGCCAGGTCTTCGTCTCGCCGTTCGTCGGCCGCCTCGACGACCGCGGCGAGGACGGCATGGACCTGATCGCCAACATCCTGCGCATGTACCGGGCCGGCGACGGCCATGTGGAGGTGCTCACGGCAAGCGTGCGGACGCTGGACCATCTGCTCTTCGCGCTCGCCCTCGGCTCGGACATCGTGACGGCCCCGTACAAGATCCTCAGGGAGTGGGCCGACAGGGGAGTGCCGCAGCCGGGGGCCGACTACCGCTACCCGCGGGGCACGCTCCGGCCGATCCCGTACAAGGAACTGGACCTGGCGCTCCCGTGGCGGCAGTTTGACGTCGCGCACGACCTGACGGCCCAGGGCATGGAGAAGTTCTCCGCGGACTGGAACGCGCTCATCCGCTGAAGCCACGCGCGCGGGGCGCGGCGCGTGGCCTCGCGAAGGGAGGCGCATTACCTGACGGGCTGCTGCGCCTTCCCGTACGTCGGGAGATATGTCACGTGCGGGTTGTCCCCCTCCAGCTTGCGGGTGTGGCAGATGCTGCACCTTCCGAGCGACGTGCCCGCGCCCTGCAGCCGCGCCGGCTGCAGGTTGTCCGCCGCACGCTTCGAGGGGTACCAGGCGTGCGGGCTGTTGTGGCAGAACGCACAGGCGAGCCCGCCGTGGCCGGTCGAGCGCCGGTAGAGGGCGCCGCCCGTCGTGTAGTTCTTCCCGTGGCACTGCTCGCAGGTCGGCTCCGTGGCCCACGGTTCCCTCGTTGGGTCGCCCATGCCCGCGATGCCGCCATGGCAGGCGCCGTCCTGGCAGGCCGGGACGTCGCCCTCGTAGCCCATGCCGCCGATCCGCGTCCTGAGGCACCGCGTGTCCGCGCCGGGGTGGCAGGAGTAGCAGGTCCCGTCCGCCGCTCGGTCCACGCCGTTGTGCCAGCCGTGCATCGCCAGGGAAACGGACTTGACGCCGGGGACGCCCGGCGCCTGGAGGGCATTGCTGGAGTGGCACTTCGCGCAGAGCACGGGCTCCGCCCCGACCAGATTCTGGCCGATCCCCGCGACCCCGCTCTGTCCCTGGTAATAGTCGTGGGTCATCAGGATGTTCAGGTCGACGTCCATCGTGCCGGTAAGGCCGTTCATCGGGTCAACCGGAAGGTGCGTCGTCCCGTCGCCGCCCTGCATGTGGCACATCTCGCAGTGGATCTCGTCGGAGACGGGGAGGACCACCTTCGTCCAACGGGTCGCGCCGTCCGCGGCGGCAAGCTTGACGAGCGCGCTCTGGTAGGGGTTCCACGTCATGTCGTCGTTGCGCGGCAGCACCGGGATCCCGGTGGCCTCGAAGTGGTCGCCCACGAGCTTCATCTCTCCCGAGAGACCGTTTCCGGTGAGCCCGATGCCCTCGGGCAGGTTCACACCGAAGAGTTGTGGCGCATACTGCCAGAAGTCGCTCTTGCCCTTCACCGTGGTGTTGTTCGCGATCGAGTAGGTGAGCGTGACGCCGCTTGTCACCAGTTGCGGGGGCTCTCCCCGCTTGACGACCTGGACCCAGAGGTTGTTGAACGGCGGCAGCAGCGCAAGTGTCTTGTAGCTGGGGTTGATGCAGTGCATCCCGAGGTCGTTCCAGCCGACGACGACGTATTCGTCGCCGGTGTCGGATCCCGACGCTGCCGCGCCGGCGGCTGCTCCCGGACGCGGAAGCACCAGCAGCGAAGCGATCGCCAGCGCGCTGGCCAGAGCCTTCAATTGCACGTGCGCCATGGCCTGTCTCCTCTCTTGTTTCACCCGGTCTCTTCGCCGCTCTCCTTACGTGCTGCCACCTCGCTGCTCGGAAGCAGCGCAGCCGCTGCTGGAAATGTAACGGCCGGCCGAATGCGGGCAATGCAGGGATGACCTCAATTCCGCGCCGGATCGCCTCCTTGACACCCCGGGGATCAGCCCTGGATTCCGTCAGGAGGCGACGGCTTGAAAGGGCGCGTGGTTGCCGGCGGGCGGACGGAGCCTATATTGCCACCAGGGTTCGAATCCGCTGCGAAGGAGGATCGTGAAGACCTACGACGCCGTGGTCATCGGCGCGGGCGACGTCGGCTGCGCGGTTGCGTTCAAGGCCGCCGGCGCCGGTCTTTCGGTTGCGCTGGTCGAGAAGGGCGCAATCGGGGGGACGTGCCTGAACAACGGCTGCGTCCCCTCGAAGACGCTCATCCACGTGGCGGACCGGGTCCTGGAGATCGCGGAGGCGCCGGCGCTCGGCATCCGCGTCGAGCTGGCGGGCGCCGACTTCGAGGGGATCATGGCGCGGATGCGGGAGACGGTCGCGAACGGCCGCAGTGCCCTGCACCGCGCCGTCGAGCAGACGGCGAACATCGAGCTGATCCCCGGCGCGTGTCGCTTCCTCGCACCGCGCACGCTCGAAGTCGCGGGGACGAGGCTCGCCGGGAAGAAGGTGTTCGTCGCCTCGGGCTCCCGGCCCGCCATGCCGCCGATCCCCGGGCTCGACGCGACGCCGCACCTCACGAACGAGACGCTGCTCGCGCTCCGGCGCCGGCCGGAGAGCCTCATCATCCTCGGGGGAGGGTACATCGGGCTGGAGTACGGCCACTTCTTCGCGGCGCTCGGCACGAAGGTCACGATCGTCGAGCGCGGCGAGCGCCTCCTGCCGTTCGAGGAGCCGGAGGTCTCCGAGCTCCTCCGCGCGCGGCTCGCACAGCGGGTGCAGCTGCACCTCGGCACGACCGTCACCGAGGTCAGGCCGGCGGCCGGGGGCTGCGCCGTCGTCGTGCGGGGAGCGGGCGACAGCACGGCGGAGCTGGCGGCCGAGCAGGTCCTCGTCGCCGCGGGCCGCCGTTCCAACGCGGACGAGCTTCGCGCTCAGGCGGCCGGGTTTGATCTCGACGAGCGCGGCTACTTCCGCGTCGACGACCGCCTGCGGACGAACAAGCCCGGCGTCTGGGCGCTCGGCGACGCCATCGGCCGGGCGATGTTCACGCACGCCGGCGACCGGGAGGCCGAGGTGGCCTGGCACAACGCGTCGCACCGCCGGCAGATCGCCATGGACTTCGCCGCCGTCCCGCACGCGGTCTTCACCTCGCCGCAGATCGCCTCGGTGGGGCTCACCGAGGCGCAGGCCGCGGCCGGGGGGCGCACGCCGCTCGTGGGCAGGGCCCGCTACATGGACACCGTCCTCGGCAGGGCGATGGGGGAGCGCGACGGCTTCGCGAAGGCGATCGTCGATCGGGAGACCCGGCGCATCCTCGGCTTCCACGTGATCGGACCGCAGGCGTCGCTGCTGATCGCCGAGGTCGCCACCGCGGTCGCCAACCGCCAGCAGGTCGACACCATCACGGGGAGCATGCACGTCTTTCCGGCGCTCTCGGACCTCGTGACCGAGGCGTTCGCGAATCTCGCGTAGCACGGGCGGGTGCCCGGAGCCACCACACGGGAAGGAGGTGACAACGGATGAAGAAATCTCTCACCCCCGCGGCGAGGGAACTCGAGGCGGCGCACTGGACGGCCCTGAAGAAGGCCCTGACCGAGAAGACCGTCAAGGTCTGCCGCAAGTGAAGCAGCTGAAAGTCGTGACGTCGCCGGTCGGCGACGCAAAAATCCGGGCGCGACCGCCCTCGCGT
It contains:
- a CDS encoding transaldolase family protein — its product is MKTRIFLDGGDPAETRDLLGRLGFLDGQTTNPTLIARNPAARARLDRGERLPEAEVLAFYRGVVHEISGLLPAGSVSVEVYADPATGPERMLEQAAEMYPWIPNAHIKFPSNAAGLAAAETAAAAGMRVNMTLCFSQEQAAATYAATRGAARGQVFVSPFVGRLDDRGEDGMDLIANILRMYRAGDGHVEVLTASVRTLDHLLFALALGSDIVTAPYKILREWADRGVPQPGADYRYPRGTLRPIPYKELDLALPWRQFDVAHDLTAQGMEKFSADWNALIR
- a CDS encoding dihydrolipoyl dehydrogenase: MKTYDAVVIGAGDVGCAVAFKAAGAGLSVALVEKGAIGGTCLNNGCVPSKTLIHVADRVLEIAEAPALGIRVELAGADFEGIMARMRETVANGRSALHRAVEQTANIELIPGACRFLAPRTLEVAGTRLAGKKVFVASGSRPAMPPIPGLDATPHLTNETLLALRRRPESLIILGGGYIGLEYGHFFAALGTKVTIVERGERLLPFEEPEVSELLRARLAQRVQLHLGTTVTEVRPAAGGCAVVVRGAGDSTAELAAEQVLVAAGRRSNADELRAQAAGFDLDERGYFRVDDRLRTNKPGVWALGDAIGRAMFTHAGDREAEVAWHNASHRRQIAMDFAAVPHAVFTSPQIASVGLTEAQAAAGGRTPLVGRARYMDTVLGRAMGERDGFAKAIVDRETRRILGFHVIGPQASLLIAEVATAVANRQQVDTITGSMHVFPALSDLVTEAFANLA